A window of the Nisaea acidiphila genome harbors these coding sequences:
- a CDS encoding protein-disulfide reductase DsbD family protein, translating into MIWTLRPAFPTLLLLLGLFAAGAGAVRDASAAPGASDWVSTDFADVRLVSAVSGTEGRETVPLGLQFRLAEGWKVYWRAPGDAGFPPEIAWQGSENLSAAEWQWPVPERFSLFGLETYGYHDEVVIPIGAVLSKPGAALSLKADMNALACSDICVPLNAKLALDLEGGAAEPTAFAQLIDRYRARVPRDMSGLGLDIASVSAVGAPEPHSLRIEVRSSVPLEALDVFPEARAGFSFGKPEVELSPDRLSAVLIVPAGVPEGGRLSGEAVTLTLVDGDRFLERALIVSEADGNADAGRWAALSAILSIAFLGGLILNLMPCVLPVLSLKVVGAIKYGGADKGAIRTGFLASAAGIVASFLLLAGGAIALKEAGLAVGWGIQFQQPLFLAVMIAILVLFAGNLAGLFEIALPRRLADLGLAGGDAGRGRLTSHFLTGAFATLLATPCSAPFLGTAVGFALSRGAAEILTVFAVMGLGLAAPYLLVAAIPGLARALPKPGPWMVWLRRILALALLATALWLFSVFAASAEPVRALLLAVLALVLTGALVWRARRGGAQHRAAGLLAAFSMLAVIGVGLQATARDGGAAPETESAVNWQTFDRREIARLVAAEKTVLIDVTADWCLTCKVNKSLVLDGSEITARIASGDIVAMRADWTTPDPAIAEYLASFGRYGIPFNAVYGPAAPSGVVLPELLSLEAVEAAIREARG; encoded by the coding sequence ATGATCTGGACCCTGCGTCCCGCTTTTCCAACTCTGCTTCTGCTTCTGGGCCTCTTCGCGGCGGGAGCCGGTGCCGTGCGTGACGCTAGTGCTGCGCCCGGTGCCTCGGACTGGGTCAGTACCGACTTTGCAGATGTGCGTCTGGTATCCGCCGTCTCCGGAACGGAAGGACGCGAGACGGTGCCGTTGGGTCTGCAGTTCCGTCTCGCCGAGGGCTGGAAGGTCTATTGGCGGGCGCCCGGAGACGCGGGCTTTCCGCCTGAGATCGCGTGGCAGGGATCGGAAAACCTCTCTGCCGCCGAATGGCAATGGCCGGTGCCGGAACGCTTCAGCCTCTTCGGGCTCGAGACTTACGGCTATCACGACGAGGTGGTGATCCCCATCGGCGCCGTGCTCTCGAAGCCGGGGGCAGCGCTTTCGCTGAAGGCGGACATGAACGCGCTCGCCTGCAGCGATATCTGCGTGCCGCTGAACGCGAAGCTGGCGCTCGATCTCGAGGGCGGCGCGGCGGAGCCGACGGCCTTCGCGCAGCTGATCGACCGCTATCGTGCCCGCGTGCCGCGGGACATGAGCGGCCTCGGGCTAGATATCGCCTCGGTGTCGGCAGTCGGGGCGCCGGAACCCCATTCGCTCCGCATCGAGGTGCGTTCCTCGGTTCCGCTGGAGGCGCTGGACGTCTTTCCGGAGGCGCGCGCCGGTTTCTCATTCGGAAAGCCGGAAGTCGAGCTCTCGCCGGACAGATTGTCCGCTGTCCTTATCGTCCCCGCCGGCGTGCCGGAAGGCGGACGGCTCAGCGGAGAAGCGGTGACGCTGACGCTGGTGGACGGGGATCGCTTTCTCGAACGCGCACTGATCGTCAGTGAGGCCGACGGCAATGCGGATGCCGGACGGTGGGCGGCACTCTCTGCCATCCTGAGTATTGCCTTTCTCGGCGGGCTGATCCTGAACCTGATGCCCTGTGTGTTGCCGGTGCTTTCTTTGAAAGTCGTCGGCGCGATTAAATACGGCGGCGCCGACAAGGGCGCGATCCGGACCGGCTTCCTCGCCTCGGCGGCCGGGATTGTCGCCTCGTTTCTCCTGCTTGCCGGGGGCGCCATTGCTCTGAAGGAGGCCGGTCTCGCGGTCGGCTGGGGGATCCAGTTCCAGCAGCCGCTCTTTCTCGCCGTGATGATTGCGATCCTGGTGCTGTTCGCGGGCAATCTCGCAGGCCTGTTCGAGATCGCCCTGCCGCGGCGCCTGGCCGATCTCGGTCTTGCCGGCGGCGATGCCGGACGGGGCCGCCTGACCAGCCATTTCCTGACCGGCGCCTTCGCGACCCTGCTCGCAACGCCATGTTCCGCGCCGTTTCTCGGCACGGCGGTCGGCTTCGCGCTCTCGCGGGGGGCGGCCGAGATACTCACGGTCTTCGCCGTCATGGGGCTGGGATTGGCGGCTCCCTACCTGCTGGTCGCCGCGATACCCGGACTGGCGCGGGCGTTGCCGAAGCCGGGACCCTGGATGGTCTGGTTGCGCCGGATACTGGCACTGGCTCTGCTTGCCACGGCCCTATGGCTCTTCTCCGTCTTTGCTGCGAGTGCTGAGCCGGTTCGCGCACTCCTTCTTGCAGTCCTCGCCTTGGTCCTGACCGGAGCGCTCGTTTGGCGTGCCCGCCGAGGTGGAGCACAGCATCGTGCCGCCGGGCTGTTGGCGGCGTTTTCGATGCTCGCCGTGATCGGGGTTGGGTTGCAGGCGACGGCGCGGGACGGAGGTGCCGCTCCCGAAACGGAGAGCGCGGTCAACTGGCAGACATTCGACCGGCGGGAGATCGCCCGGCTGGTCGCGGCAGAGAAAACGGTGCTGATCGATGTAACCGCGGACTGGTGCCTCACCTGCAAGGTCAACAAGTCCCTGGTACTGGACGGCAGCGAGATCACGGCGCGGATCGCCTCCGGCGATATCGTCGCGATGCGTGCGGACTGGACCACGCCGGATCCCGCCATCGCGGAATATCTCGCATCCTTCGGGCGCTATGGTATTCCCTTCAATGCAGTCTACGGTCCCGCCGCGCCCTCCGGTGTGGTGTTGCCGGAACTTCTCAGCCTGGAAGCGGTCGAGGCCGCGATCCGGGAAGCACGCGGATAG
- a CDS encoding YqgE/AlgH family protein, whose protein sequence is MPTTVADETEEGYLTGQLLVAMPAMRDPRFARTVIYVCVHNAEGAIGLVLNRLVGSIEFHDLVEQLDMNLMEADIVANPPVHFGGPVDTERGFVLHSADYQSEETLDIDKEVGLTATVDIVRTIASGDGPKNHLLALGYAGWGPGQLDGEIQENAWLNVDADNALVFDTDLDSKWDRALAKLGISSALLSTEAGRA, encoded by the coding sequence ATGCCGACCACGGTCGCCGACGAAACCGAAGAAGGCTATCTCACCGGCCAGCTCCTGGTGGCGATGCCGGCGATGCGCGACCCGCGTTTCGCGCGGACGGTGATCTATGTCTGCGTCCACAATGCCGAGGGTGCGATCGGCCTGGTGCTGAACCGTCTGGTCGGCTCGATCGAATTCCACGACCTGGTCGAGCAGCTCGACATGAATCTGATGGAGGCGGACATCGTCGCCAACCCGCCGGTGCATTTCGGCGGCCCGGTCGATACCGAGCGCGGCTTCGTGCTGCACAGCGCCGACTACCAGAGCGAGGAGACGCTGGATATCGACAAGGAGGTCGGTCTCACCGCCACCGTCGATATTGTCCGCACCATCGCCTCGGGCGACGGCCCGAAGAACCACCTGCTCGCGCTCGGCTATGCCGGCTGGGGCCCGGGCCAGCTCGACGGCGAGATCCAGGAAAACGCCTGGCTCAATGTCGATGCCGACAATGCACTGGTCTTCGACACCGATCTCGACAGCAAATGGGACCGGGCGTTGGCGAAACTTGGGATCAGTTCGGCGCTGCTCTCGACGGAAGCGGGCCGGGCGTAA
- a CDS encoding type II toxin-antitoxin system RelE/ParE family toxin: protein MKWRLEIDARAAKELRTFPADIKARILRIGELLTEFGPENVGQPHVRHLKDKLWEIRASGRDGIGRALYFITEGRRIVILSVFIKKTRKAPDRETAKAIKRMLDHG, encoded by the coding sequence ATGAAATGGCGCCTTGAGATTGATGCGCGTGCCGCGAAGGAGCTTCGGACTTTCCCGGCCGACATCAAGGCACGTATTCTACGGATAGGAGAGCTTCTGACGGAGTTTGGGCCAGAGAATGTCGGCCAGCCCCATGTGAGGCACCTGAAAGACAAGCTCTGGGAAATTCGGGCTTCGGGAAGAGACGGGATCGGGCGTGCTCTTTATTTCATCACAGAGGGACGCCGCATCGTCATCCTGAGCGTCTTCATCAAAAAGACTCGGAAAGCGCCTGACCGGGAGACAGCAAAGGCCATAAAACGGATGTTGGACCATGGCTGA
- a CDS encoding helix-turn-helix transcriptional regulator, producing MAEKVAFADLREELLQDPETRSKYETLELEFEVARKIIAARTKAGLTQQALAERMNTSRSTIARLEGGKTLPSLETVRRVARATGTEIRLSIHA from the coding sequence ATGGCTGAAAAAGTCGCATTCGCGGACCTGCGCGAGGAGCTGCTTCAGGATCCGGAAACCCGATCCAAATACGAGACGCTTGAGCTGGAATTCGAAGTTGCGCGCAAGATCATCGCTGCTCGCACGAAAGCCGGCCTTACCCAGCAAGCCCTCGCGGAGAGGATGAACACGTCCCGCAGTACCATCGCGCGCCTTGAGGGAGGAAAAACGCTCCCCTCCCTCGAAACCGTCCGCCGCGTCGCGCGTGCGACTGGAACGGAAATCCGGCTATCGATCCACGCCTGA
- a CDS encoding M20 aminoacylase family protein, giving the protein MTDLPAISSRHHNRISALHEEVTAWRRDLHAHPETGFEEVRTAGIVAGKLKEFGVDEVLTGIATTGVVGIVRGREPGPTIGLRADMDALPMQETGDVSYKSTVPGKMHACGHDGHTAMLLGTAKLLAESRDFAGSVALIFQPAEEGGGGGRVMVEEGLFEKADCKSVWGLHNWPDLPLGTFCPLAGPAMAGIDYFDIAVRGQGTHAGMPHDGVDTVLAAAHLVTAIQSVPGRNVSPHETATIGVSMFKGSDAYVVMPDEAVIGGSVRYFNPAVRDLAEARIRSLAEGIAKGFGCEAVIDYRKNYPPAINPPAEADVAAGIAGSVVGTANVIREHEPCMAGEDFSFMLNERPGNYIWMGTAAPDHRSGKLHYPDYNFNDASIPLGIGYWMALVDELLPAA; this is encoded by the coding sequence ATGACTGACCTGCCCGCGATTTCCTCCCGCCATCACAACCGCATCTCGGCCCTGCACGAGGAAGTCACCGCGTGGCGCCGCGATTTGCATGCTCACCCCGAGACCGGCTTCGAAGAGGTACGGACCGCGGGCATCGTGGCGGGCAAGCTGAAGGAGTTCGGCGTCGATGAGGTGCTGACGGGGATCGCGACCACCGGGGTGGTGGGCATCGTCCGCGGCCGCGAGCCGGGCCCCACGATCGGGCTGCGCGCCGACATGGATGCGCTGCCTATGCAGGAGACGGGCGACGTCTCTTACAAGTCGACCGTGCCGGGGAAAATGCACGCCTGCGGCCATGACGGGCACACGGCGATGCTGCTCGGCACCGCGAAACTGCTGGCGGAGAGCCGCGATTTCGCCGGTTCCGTCGCGCTGATCTTCCAGCCGGCCGAGGAGGGCGGTGGCGGCGGCCGGGTGATGGTCGAGGAGGGGCTGTTCGAGAAGGCCGACTGCAAGAGCGTCTGGGGCCTGCACAACTGGCCGGATCTGCCGCTCGGCACCTTCTGCCCGCTCGCCGGACCGGCCATGGCCGGGATCGACTATTTCGACATCGCCGTACGCGGCCAGGGGACCCATGCGGGCATGCCCCACGACGGCGTCGACACGGTACTGGCGGCGGCCCACCTCGTCACCGCGATCCAGAGCGTGCCGGGCCGCAACGTCTCGCCGCACGAGACCGCGACCATCGGCGTCTCCATGTTCAAGGGCTCCGACGCCTATGTCGTGATGCCGGACGAGGCAGTGATCGGCGGCTCCGTGCGCTACTTCAACCCGGCGGTCCGCGACCTCGCCGAGGCGCGTATACGATCATTGGCGGAAGGCATCGCCAAGGGCTTCGGCTGCGAGGCGGTGATCGACTACCGTAAGAACTATCCGCCCGCGATCAACCCGCCCGCCGAGGCGGATGTCGCCGCCGGGATCGCCGGGAGCGTCGTCGGCACGGCGAATGTCATTCGCGAGCACGAACCCTGCATGGCGGGCGAGGATTTCTCCTTCATGCTGAACGAGCGGCCGGGGAATTACATCTGGATGGGCACCGCGGCGCCGGATCACAGGTCGGGCAAGCTGCATTACCCGGACTACAACTTCAACGATGCCTCGATCCCGCTCGGCATCGGTTACTGGATGGCGCTGGTGGACGAGCTGCTGCCGGCGGCGTGA
- a CDS encoding LysR family transcriptional regulator, whose translation MDTRQMRYFVALAETLHFGRAAECMNMTQPPFSRQIANLERDLGVRLVERNSRQVSLTPAGQRFLKDSRAVLAQFEAACRDARLVAEGQKGEVQLGFMMHAAHRIVPRIVSGYTALRPDVRVSLSETTPAEIEAKLLNRELDAGITFSGRTLPQLESVPVVTDRLCLVTPLSHPLAELEMVGPRDLRDADLIATPSGISETLRRAVSDYFAADGIVPRFRFEPQLQNTILRLVAAGLGVALVPESICDGQLSDIVARPLRNAPRLEVVLKVRRESDNPAVVPLVELIRRESFSGAPE comes from the coding sequence ATGGATACGCGGCAGATGCGCTATTTCGTGGCCCTGGCCGAGACGCTGCATTTCGGCCGGGCGGCGGAGTGTATGAACATGACCCAGCCGCCATTCAGCCGGCAGATCGCCAATCTGGAGCGTGATCTTGGCGTCCGGTTAGTTGAGCGGAACTCGCGCCAGGTCTCGCTGACCCCGGCGGGGCAGCGCTTTCTGAAGGATTCTCGAGCGGTGCTGGCGCAGTTCGAGGCCGCCTGCCGCGATGCCCGTCTGGTCGCCGAAGGGCAGAAAGGCGAGGTGCAACTCGGCTTCATGATGCATGCGGCGCATCGGATCGTGCCGCGCATCGTCAGCGGCTACACGGCGCTCCGCCCCGATGTCCGCGTCTCGCTCTCGGAGACAACACCGGCGGAGATCGAAGCCAAGCTCCTGAACCGGGAACTCGACGCCGGGATTACCTTCTCCGGGCGCACCTTGCCGCAGCTCGAGAGCGTACCGGTCGTCACCGACCGCCTCTGCCTGGTAACACCGCTGTCACATCCGCTGGCTGAACTCGAGATGGTCGGTCCGCGGGACCTGAGGGACGCCGACCTGATCGCGACGCCGTCCGGCATCTCAGAGACCTTGCGTCGGGCGGTTTCCGACTACTTCGCCGCGGACGGCATCGTGCCGCGGTTTCGTTTCGAACCGCAGCTGCAGAACACCATCCTTCGCCTCGTCGCCGCCGGGCTCGGGGTGGCGCTGGTTCCGGAATCGATCTGCGACGGGCAGCTCTCCGACATCGTCGCCCGGCCGCTCCGGAACGCGCCCAGGCTTGAGGTCGTGCTGAAGGTGCGGCGGGAGTCGGATAACCCGGCCGTCGTCCCGCTTGTGGAGCTGATCCGCAGAGAGTCTTTCTCAGGCGCTCCCGAATGA
- a CDS encoding AEC family transporter, producing MLSNLFVVLPIFALILTGFVTRRTGTLGPTATREVNRFVVFLALPAMLFSIMAKADPAEIWQPDFIIAFTAGCALVFGATLWIRVRQGCHVADAAIDGLNASYPNTGFMGFPLVLAVIGQSAMAATMIATILTACILFAVAIVLIECALQTGARRRDILRKTLVALVKNPLLAAPALGALFMASGLTLPETFDRYLALLGGAASPCALVALGLFLADNAVRNDGPATSSRLQAVLIALKLVVQPAITWVVAVPILALPSGVAHLAVLLAALPTGTGPFMLAEFYQREAVITSRVVLMTTVLSVASLSLYLAISAG from the coding sequence ATGCTCTCGAACCTGTTCGTCGTCCTGCCGATCTTCGCACTGATCCTGACCGGGTTCGTCACCCGACGAACCGGCACGCTTGGCCCGACCGCGACCCGCGAAGTGAACCGCTTCGTCGTCTTTCTGGCCCTGCCGGCCATGCTGTTCAGCATCATGGCAAAGGCGGATCCGGCGGAAATCTGGCAGCCGGACTTCATCATCGCCTTCACGGCCGGCTGCGCGCTGGTCTTCGGCGCCACGCTCTGGATCCGCGTCCGCCAAGGCTGCCACGTCGCCGACGCCGCCATCGACGGACTGAACGCGAGCTATCCGAATACCGGCTTCATGGGCTTCCCGCTCGTGCTCGCGGTGATCGGCCAGTCGGCCATGGCCGCGACGATGATCGCGACGATCCTGACCGCCTGCATCCTCTTCGCCGTCGCCATCGTGCTGATCGAATGCGCACTCCAGACCGGTGCCCGCCGCCGTGACATCCTCCGCAAGACACTTGTCGCGCTGGTGAAGAATCCCCTCCTTGCCGCTCCCGCCCTCGGTGCGCTTTTCATGGCGTCGGGTCTCACGCTCCCCGAGACCTTCGACCGCTACCTTGCGCTGCTGGGCGGGGCGGCCTCTCCCTGTGCCCTCGTCGCGCTCGGCCTGTTTCTCGCCGACAATGCCGTGCGGAACGACGGGCCCGCGACGAGCAGCCGGCTGCAGGCGGTACTGATCGCGCTGAAGCTGGTGGTGCAGCCGGCCATTACCTGGGTGGTCGCGGTGCCGATCCTGGCCCTTCCGTCAGGCGTCGCCCATCTGGCAGTGCTTCTGGCGGCGCTGCCGACAGGCACCGGGCCTTTCATGCTGGCCGAGTTCTACCAGCGCGAGGCGGTGATCACGAGCCGCGTCGTGCTGATGACGACCGTGCTCTCGGTCGCCTCGCTGTCGCTCTATCTGGCGATTTCGGCAGGATAA